The nucleotide sequence CTCCAGGTAAATCAGCTCTGTACGAGCGATGCTCTGAAAAGCGTGCGCGATGGCTCCTCGGTTGTCTGCGCTGTTCCCAACCCTCGCAGGCTTCTTGTCCATCTCCAGTTTCTTTGCATGTTCGTGCTTCATCTTCAGGTAGTTGCCTACTTCTCTGAACTCGGCCAGCTGCATCCAGCAGGTTTGGATGCTGCAGCTCCCAGACACCCCGTGACACTTACAGGCTCTCCTCATGGTAGCTTTGATTGCCTGCCAAGGGAGTGAGAGTGTTAGTTGGAAATTGAGTTATCAAACCTGCACAACTTTCTTCTTGGATGTGAACACATGCGTAAATGCCACGGACAAAGCCATGCAGTTGTTTTAGACtccaaaacatacatttttctccCCTGACCTGGGTTATTAATAAATGTCTGACTTTGAGAACACAGCCCATGAAAAGTGATAGTAAAATCATATCTTACCAGTCGGCCTGCCTCGTTGTTATGTAGGTTGACCGCTGCGCGCGAATCATGTCCACCTTCGAGCGCATCCACAAACTGTTTGGAGATCTTCTCTCCAAACGCCACATTATCACTGCAGCCTCCCCAAATCCATCCTCTACCACCTGGGGGTTCAAAAATGCACATTCAGTTCTAAGAATAAAACGTCCAGCTCACGTAAGTTAGTCTAATAGTAGATATATCACGCATAGAATAGAAATATACCTGTCTGTCCAGTTCTGGAGTCATCGCAGCCGCAGTTGTCAAAGTCTCCCATACTGCAGTTCTTGGTGAGCGTGTACATCACACCGGCCGCGCTGATGGCATGGACAAAAGACGTCTCCCTTGTGGCTACAATAAGTGACAAAGAAAGCAAACCACAATGTTATACTTTGCAATCCAATAAATGCGCAGTGGCTGCACTCAAATACTGTGCGTAAAAGGCACGTAAACCGTGCGTAAAGGTAACAATGTTGGGCATGTTGGGTGTTTTATCAATGTGGTTCCAGGAAGGAATTAAAGTTTATGTTTGTGTCCCTTCTCCATGGACGTCAGAGCGCACAAACAGCTACAGCACCCTCTCTGCGTTGAAGGATTCACTTACTTCAAAACTGCAAAGTTGACAGTTGCTGGATTGGACTCaccaccaccccaccccacTGCTGCATGTCATGCATATAATACAAATATGTAGATACAACTTTCTCACCACTTCGAATGCCGTTGTGTGTGGATAATTGGAGCGTGTTCTCTGGGCAGTTCCACTTCTCCCACGCGA is from Siniperca chuatsi isolate FFG_IHB_CAS linkage group LG8, ASM2008510v1, whole genome shotgun sequence and encodes:
- the LOC122880866 gene encoding protein Wnt-8a-like, encoding MGPLNLLAAAVLSMCCHVQIALAWTVNNFLMTGPKAFLTYASSVQVGAQSGIQECKHQFAWEKWNCPENTLQLSTHNGIRSATRETSFVHAISAAGVMYTLTKNCSMGDFDNCGCDDSRTGQTGGRGWIWGGCSDNVAFGEKISKQFVDALEGGHDSRAAVNLHNNEAGRLAIKATMRRACKCHGVSGSCSIQTCWMQLAEFREVGNYLKMKHEHAKKLEMDKKPARVGNSADNRGAIAHAFQSIARTELIYLEDSPDYCVKNHSLGFQGTEGRECLKGDKNMSQWERKSCRRLCYECGLRVVEKRIEVVSSCNCKFHWCCTVKCEKCTQVVTKYYCARKEGGRKPHNKTKRRHRARRH